Proteins found in one Anopheles aquasalis chromosome 3, idAnoAquaMG_Q_19, whole genome shotgun sequence genomic segment:
- the LOC126578122 gene encoding protein draper: MLKPRLRYDSLLVTATVLWTSLVLVGCSIDSSVASVTDIIKDDHLEGPHVCKEVENSTVTITIPREEAYQERYQKWCIGIPPRCSAYRIKTRKINETTTIVKQQIVKKCCIGYTVGPDGVHCVPECKAGCKNGQCVEPDTCRCDQGFAGKTCNVQCPPNLWGSDCSQRCSCKNNSTCNAADGSCACQRGYRGRYCEETCSSDRFGQDCAELCRCRNGGKCDHVSGECYCAAGFTGPLCTESCPPGTHGAQCQSKCRCQNGGKCDPVTGECICPAGYTGTVCANRCQANYYGVGCAKRCECFNGAHCDQVTGDCQCVPGFMGDKCLDSCPQNRYGIGCTETCRCLNGATCNTSDGQCTCADGWTGTDCGTRICPKDRFGTNCTGMCECDWKNTDMCHPWTGKCHCKAGWSNNACDRPCRFLRYGQDCALSCKCKNSSPCSHIDGTCLCIAGFKGDQCEEPCANNTYGQNCSERCECMNGATCEGDSGKCICTPGWQGIKCDRPCDAKHYGPDCANECHCQNGGVCNSVNGQCSCPAGWSGELCENKCMPGRFGQNCAQLCDCHMGNTLDCNVTTGRCRCKNDWGGIRCESRCQLGYYGENCEEICTCHNNSSCDPTTGDCICASGWTGPTCNEPCPAGTFGHGCLEKCPDQNRVCNHITGQYSCPPGYVGPTCEHPCSSGFFGQDCKQQCSCKHGGECSHVTGKCQCPPGWTGALCETVCDDMLYGKNCSQRCNCNNNAKCRKNDGTCICGPGWMGPRCAEVCPEGFYGNHCMEQCVCPPGNFVCHAAHGCICSTGYTGKNCDEELTGRLEQRNEASSSGTVWAIVMLVLFSCVVVAIMLYYRRRVANLRAEVNHVVNYMTQEQPSHFDNPVYSRTTTTSGPMANGSAIPPLDARTGLLRTMIPNNIFPSLASNGRRQAAAAPSHDKYSYPDNNEYGTGQSYSIQYHPDNDLKNLEADLTNPNYYKDHVYDEIGLKDTIDTEYDHLDYSRAGSSHKAHYFRMTDDSMMAPGSSPIPSNMVPHDGSPKPINGVINNLSAPSRHGYLNQTPTTSALPIITTSANTTSSANNDLHSSSSNSSPTPPSSPPGLAYNRGHDRDSNSSTLTTTTLQCGDGELNADGATAAGLYVPMLAPGRSTAGHEDQQFAGTSGTGSKIPDHQLNIKE; the protein is encoded by the exons ATGCTGAAACCACGGTTACGTTACGACAGCTTGCTGGTGACAGCGACGGTGCTGTGGACTTCACTTGTGCTGGTCGGCTGCAGCATCGATAGCAGCGTTGCCTCGGTAACCGACATCATCAAGGATGACCACCTGGAGGGACCGCACGTATGCAAGGAAGTAGAGAA CTCAACGGTCACGATCACGATACCGCGTGAAGAAGCGTACCAGGAGCGGTACCAGAAGTGGTGTATCGGTATTCCACCCCGCTGCTCGGCGTACCGCATCAAAACGCGTAAGATCAACGAAACGACGACCATCGTCAAGCAGCAGATTGTGAAGAAATGCTGCATCGGTTACACGGTCGGGCCCGATGGTGTGCACTGTGTGCCGGAGTGTAAGGCTGGCTGTAAAAATGGCCAGTGCGTCGAGCCCGATACCTGCCGCTGCGATCAAGGTTTCGCCGGTAAAACGTGCAATGTTC AATGTCCACCGAATCTGTGGGGTTCGGATTGCTCGCAGCGTTGTAGTTGCAAAAACAACTCCACCTGCAACGCGGCGGACGGTTCTTGTGCATGCCAGCGTGGCTACAGGGGTCGGTACTGCGAGGAGACGTGCAGTAGCGATCGATTCGGTCAGGACTGTGCCGAGCTGTGTCGGTGTCGCAACGGTGGCAAGTGTGATCACGTTTCGGGCGAATGTTATTGTGCTGCTGGCTTCACGGGACCACT TTGCACAGAGAGCTGCCCTCCCGGAACGCATGGAGCCCAGTGTCAGTCCAAGTGTCGGTGCCAGAACGGTGGCAAATGCGATCCCGTGACCGGTGAGTGTATTTGCCCGGCCGGCTACACCGGTACGGTGTGCGCCAATCGTTGTCAGGCCAACTACTATGGCGTGGGATGCGCGAAACGATGCGAATGCTTCAACGGTGCCCACTGCGACCAGGTGACGGGCGATTGCCAGTGTGTGCCCGGTTTTATGGGAGACAAGTGTCTCGATTCCTGTCCCCAAAATCGGTACGGTATCGGGTGTACGGAAACGTGCCGCTGCTTGAACGGAGCCACCTGTAATACGTCCGATGGCCAGTGTACGTGTGCGGACGGTTGGACCGGTACCGATTGCGGAACGCGCATCTGTCCCAAGGATCGTTTCGGGACTAACTGTACCGGGATGTGCGAGTGCGACTGGAAAAACACTGACAT GTGCCATCCGTGGACCGGAAAGTGCCATTGTAAGGCGGGCTGGAGTAACAATGCGTGCGATCGGCCATGCCGCTTCCTGCGCTACGGCCAGGACTGTGCGCTGTCctgcaaatgcaaaaactcatcGCCCTGTTCACATATCGATG GAACGTGCCTGTGCATAGCCGGGTTCAAGGGGGATCAGTGTGAGGAACCGTGCGCAAACAATACGTACGGCCAGAACTGCAGCGAACGGTGCGAGTGTATGAACGGAGCCACCTGCGAAGGCGACTCGGGCAAGTGCATCTGCACACCCGGCTGGCAGGGCATCAAGTGTGATCGGCCCTGCGACGCCAAGCACTATGGGCCGGATTGTGCGAACGAGTGTCACTGCCAGAACGGTGGCGTCTGTAACTCGGTCAATGGACAGTGTAGCTGCCCGGCCGGTTGGAGTGGTGAACTGTGCGAGAACAAGTGTATGCCGGGTCGGTTCGGTCAGAACTGTGCTCAGCTGTGCGATTGCCATATGGGCAACACGCTGGACTGCAACGTTACGACGGGTCGTTGCCGATGCAAGAATGATTGGGGTG gAATTCGTTGTGAGAGCCGCTGTCAGCTTGGCTACTACGGTGAGAACTGTGAGGAGATCTGTACCTGCCATAACAACTCTTCATGCGATCCGACCACGGGTGACTgtatctgtgccagtggctgGACTGGTCCGACGTGTAATGAACCCTGCCCGGCCGGCACCTTCGGACACGGATGCTTGGAGAAGTGTCCGGATCAGAATCGTGTCTGCAATCACATCACGGGCCAGTACAGTTGCCCCCCGGGGTACGTCGGTCCAACGTGCGAGCATCCCTGCTCGTCCGGATTCTTTGGACAGGATTGCAAACAACAGTGCAGCTGCAAGCATGGTGGCGAATGTTCGCATGTGACGGGCAAGTGTCAGTGTCCACCCGGCTGGACCGGAGCACTGTGCGAGACGGTGTGCGATGATATGTTGTACGGCAAGAACTGTAGCCAACGGTGCAATTGCAACAACAATGCCAAATGTCGCAAAAACGATGGTACTTGCATCTGTGGACCTGGCTGGATGGGTCCACGGTGCGCCGAGGTGTGCCCGGAAGGGTTCTACGGTAATCACTGCATGGAGCAGTGCGTGTGTCCGCCCGGTAACTTTGTGTGCCACGCGGCCCATGGTTGCATCTGTTCGACCGGGTACACGGGCAAAAACTGTGACGAAGAGCTGACTGGACGGCTTGAACAAAGAAACGAAG ctagcagcagcggaacaGTTTGGGCAATCGTTATGCTGGTACTATTCTcctgtgtcgtcgtcgcgattaTGTTGTACTACCGTCGGCGGGTAGCTAATCTGCGTGCCGAGGTGAACCACGTCGTAAACTACATGACGCAGGAGCAACCAAGCCACTTCGACAATCCAGTCTACTCCCGTACAACCACCACTTCCGGCCCGATGGCGAACGGTAGTGCGATACCACCGCTCGATGCACGTACCGGTTTGCTGCGTACCATGATACCGAATAACATTTtcccttcgctcgcttcgaaCGGACGTCGgcaggcggcagcagcgccCAGCCATGACAAGTACAGCTACCCCGACAACAACGAGTACGGAACGGGGCAAA GTTACTCCATTCAATACCATCCGGataatgatttgaaaaatctCGAAGCGGATCTAACCAATCCAAACTACTACAAGGATCACGTGTACGATGAGATCGGTCTCAAGGATACAATTG ACACTGAGTACGATCACCTGGACTATTCGCGTGCTGGCAGCTCGCACAAGGCGCACTACTTCCGGATGACCGACGATAGCATGATGGCCCCCGGTAGCTCACCGATTCCATCGAACATGGTCCCCCATGACGGTTCCCCCAAACCAATCAATGGTGTCATCAACAATCTGTCCGCACCGTCACGTCACGGCTACCTCAACCAGACACCGACGACCTCTGCACTGCCGATCATCACCACTAGCGCCAACACCACCTCGTCCGCCAACAACGATCTCCATTCATCATCGTCCAACTCCTCGCCTACACCTCCATCCAGTCCACCGGGTCTTGCGTACAACCGGGGCCATGATCGCGATTCAAACAGTTCCACCCTGACGACGACTACGCTGCAGTGTGGCGACGGCGAACTGAATGCCGACGGTGCCACCGCCGCGGGTCTGTACGTACCGATGTTAGCGCCCGGTCGGTCCACTGCCGGCCACGAGGACCAGCAGTTCGCGGGAACCTCCGGTACGGGATCGAAAATTCCCGATCATCAGCTTAACATTAAGGAGtag